TCCGTGGCCTTCATTCCAAACTGCGAAAAAAAAAGAAAGCCCATGCGTCGTCTCGCATGGGCCTTCAGATATACATGAATCTTGCGACCTTTGCTCGGCGCGATTCCCCGGCAATCAGCGCCGGAAGAACACGCGTCGCGAATCCGACTTGGTCTCGGCCGTCACCCGACCACCGATGCCCGTCCGGCCGCCTGCCGTCGAACCGGCCGATCCGGTTGAGAACCGATTGCCGGTGTTGGCGAACCCGCCGGCGTTGACTTCTCGCACGGGGCTGCCTCGCGCGATGCTCGACCCGTGGCTGGTATTGACCGAGCCGTCAAATCCGATCGACACGTTGAAAGTACTCGCCAATGCCGGACCAAACCGCGGAGCCAGCGCCTGACTCACCGAGAAGCTGACGCCGTCACGATCGATTCCGAACGCCGTGCCGCGCCCATAGTTGATATTACCGCTCCGCGTGTTCGTTCGCGCCCAGCCGGGGCCGCCGCCGTTGTATGCGGCAGTCGCTGTCGCCGTGCCGGGACCGCGGCCATTGCTGCCGGCTGACGCACTCGTGTTCGCTTCGCCCGCATGTGCCATCGTCGCGGCCGCTAGCAGACTCAAGGCCGCCGCCGTCCCGCTCAGCTTGCCCATTCGCATCGACATGTTCTTTTTCATCTCAGTGTCTCCCTCGGCCTGATCGGCCATGTATCCTACGCCTGAAACTCAGACCACATCCGGTATGACACCCTGCGAATCCGTTGGTTAGAGCGACTTGCCCTGCCGTTTACGGCGTGAGTCTTGGTGTCGCCTGAACTTCCGGCCCATTACATCCATTCGACGCTCTATTCCCGATAAACGCGGCACTCACACCCCCAAAAGGCACATTCTCGGATATGAGTGCCCGAAGAGCCGGCTGAAAATTGGGCTTTTCGCCCCATTCCTCCATGATCCCGTCGACGACCATTTCAAACGAGACGTGACGGCAACTGGCCCCCTCTCGCGGGAGGAGACCCGGCCTTTCTGAGCGGCCATTCACCCGGGCCAGTCTGCTATGAAAAACTCTCAATAAAAGTCTTGACTAAGGGGGGGGGGGGGTATTTTACCTCTCGATAGTGCCATCGGGCGGGCACAATTTCGTTATCTCTGCACATCAAAGAGAAAGGAGAATCAATGACAAGAAGAGTGGATTGGATTCGCACCTGCGCGTCAATGTGCGGATCGCCCCAACTCTGTGCAATCGCGCTCATCACGGCCGCCTGTTCAGGTTGCGGTGGTGGCGGAGCGGTCGCAAAGCCGCTCGATACTCGACTTGGTTGCGACGAAGGGGTTTGTATCAACGTCGAGGGATACTGGGGGGCACCCGATGGAGGCATGATTCCTGTCACCATCAGCGGCATCAATACAGACGGAACCTCCACTGGGTTCATTGTGACCGGCACCCGAACCACGGCATGGGTGGATGTCAATGGTAACGGGGAGGTCGATCCCGGTTAATGATCATCCCGAAATTTCCGCCCTGGGGTGGATGTCAATGGTAACGGGGAGGTCGATCCCGGTGAGCCTGTCATCCAAGGGCAGGAGGGTATTGTGACAGCCAGTCCGCCGCCCAATACCGGGGGTGCAACTCCGATGCCGGGAACGATCAACGTTCCGCACCCCGGTCATCCGGGGAAGGTGAAGATTAAAATAAAGGTGCAGATTGAATATACGGAACCGCCTCCCGGTGGGGGTCCCCCTATACCGGGAGAAGTCGAGCGTGAACTGACGCGAGATTATCCATAAGCAACCATCCCTCGCCGTGAATAGTGTGGAATACGAGTAGTCTGAACGATAAAATACAAGGCAGGAGAGACCAATCATGCGTTCGAAAATTCTTCTGGCATCGCTTGTCGTAATCAGTGTTTCGGCGCTTACCGCGATTGCCGATCCGATGGGCTGGTTCGACTGGTATGCCAAGGGCAAGACAACGATAAAGTCGACGTTCAAGTGTTCGCGGGAACAGCCCTGCTGGCTGATCGCTGAGGCATGGGATGATGGCTCCGCGAATTTCAGGGTCGTACCCATGACATCGGGCTGGCCCGAAGACAAGCTTCCCCATCACGGGTTGATCACCGTCAACGGCAAAACGTTCAGGATGGCCCAGCGCAAGGAAGAGGATAAGACCATCCTCTTCGGGAGCGTCCCGGTCGGGACTTTTGACTTGACCGAGCCAATGACCTATACGCTGCTGGCCTACGACGTATACGAAAAGAAACTCGTCGACGACTGGTGCCAATGGTAGGCGGTCCAGCCGAATCGCCCATTGATGATATCGAGCGCGAATTCGACATTTTCGTACTCTGATTCGCGCCAGAAAGTCTTTATTTTCGAGTCCGATTCAAGATGAACTTCCAATAGAGAGGAGTTCAAATGTGCAGATTCGACCATACTGGAAAATCTGCATTGCCATTTGCGTGCCGTGTCTGATCGCTTCGTGGCGTTTGCCGATTCACTCGACTGGATGGATAAGCCGGTTTTCAGGTCGAAGTCCACATACGAAATGCCCCAGGGCCAGCCTTGCTGGCTCATTGAAGAAGCGTGGATGGATGGCTCTGCGATCATGAAGGTCGTTCCGATGACATCGGGATGGCCCGAAGACAAGCTCCCTACGAGCGGTCTGATCACTGTCAATGACAAGACATTCAAGATGGCCCAACGCAGGGAAGACGACAAGATCATTCTATTCGGTACCGTCCCCGTTGGCACGTTCGACCTGACCGTCCCCACGGTCTATTCCCTTCGAGCCTACGATGCCAACGGCGTGATGCTGGTGGATGGCGGCGCGGGCTGGGGAGTCGAGCCATAGCTTCCACGTAGCGATGACGTGGCCATGACACTCTGCCGGCCGTAACTCGAAGCACTTCAAAATCAAAGACCCCGCATCGTGTTCACGCAATGCGGGGTCTTCGCTTTGTTCCCTTCGCCGGCCGATGGGTCGGCGAGTGTTTCTGCCGACCCACCGTCCGAACGATATTCACGGTTCACCGAGCTTAGCGCCGTACTTCGATCGCCGCGCTGTCCACTCGGGCATTTCCGAATCGAACCGCCCGGGTGCTGGCCACGACGCGGGCATTGCTGAATCGGTGCGGACCGCTGGCACTCATGCCGAAGCCGTTGCTGTAGGCCGATCCGTGCCAGCCCGCTTCAGCATCCGAGATCACGCTGCTCGTCGCCACGCCTCCGATCGCATCCGCGATTGATTCACCTTCAGCCACCGCACGGCCTCCGAAATAGCCGTTGCTTCGAGCGACGCTGTCGCTCACCGCCACGCCACGGTGGCTCAAAGCCAGCGATGACGATCGGCTGTCAGCAAACCCGCCGAATCGGCCTCGTGAATCGGCAAGGCTGTTGCTGATCGCCACGCCACCCACTGTCGCGGCCACGCTATCGCTCATGGCAAGTGCGCTGCCGCCGTATCGCCCCACCGCGTTGGCCCGCGAATTGCTCACCGCCAGACCTCGATCGGCGATGGCGAGCGAGTTGCTGACTGCCAGACCCCGCCGATTTCCGTAAGCCTCTGAGTTCGAAACGGCCCTGCCGCCGTTTGTCGCAACGGCCGTCGAATTCGACACCGCATTGCCGACCGCTGTGGCCGTCGCGGAGGCTCGGCCGCCGTTGGTAGCGACCGAGGTTGCGACTGCTTCGGCAGCCATCAGTCTCAGTGAAGGAATCAAGGCCAGTGCCATCGTCAGTGCAAGTGTCTTTTTCATCGGAGTCACTCCTTTCTTATCTGGATTCCGATGTTCATTCACCATCATTGCAGCCACATTGGGTCGCAACGCGAAGATAGACATCGGCCGGCGCAGTTGGTTAGTCGGCGGCGAGTCACTCCCACTTTCCCCTTGGAATCGCGGCGAATTAATCAAATTTAATGCGTGACGTAGCCGAGGGCCCTGACGACAGGTCGCCGGCCCGAAAATCACCGAGCCGGTCCGCCGCCGTCGGAATTCGCGGAATATGCATGTATCACGGCCTGATCGTGAACATTGCCCGGGAATTTGAATGGAAGAACCGTGAACGGCGACGTGCGATGGCGTGCGGCGCTGCGCTATGAGACGAACGACACGATCAACCGCAATACGTAATAGGTCGCCGCGGCAAAGGCTGCCGACATGGGGAGCGTCAGAATCCACGCGGTCAGAATGTCGATGCCGACACTCCATCGAACTGAGGACAATCGCTTCGTCACGCCGACACCGAAGATCGCGCCCGTAATTGTATGAGTCGTGCTGACGGGAATGCCAAACACCGATGCCGCAATGATCGTCAATCCGCCACTTGTTTCCGCCGCGAAGCCGCCAATCGGCTCCAACTTCGTCACACGGTGTCCCAGCGTTTTCACGACTTTCCACCCGCCAAGGTAGGTTCCCAGCGCGATCGCCGCATGACAGCTCAGGATGATCCACCACGCGACTTCATTGGGATTGCCGGACTGATGCGCTGTGTGCGCCATGGCCGGCACGCTCATGAGCAGCGCAACGATAATTCCCATCGTCTTCTGCGCGTCGTTCAATCCATGACTCAGGCTGTACACCGCCGCCGATGCCAGTTGCAAAACGCGGTACACCGTATCAACATTGTGCGGTCGTCGATTTCGGCAGATCCACAGTTGCATCACCATCAGAACCCAGCCGAACACAAAACCCATGATCGGCGCAATGACGATGAAGATTGCGACTCGCGCTACCGTCGACCACGTCAGCGCCGAGAAGCCGCCCTTGACGAGGGCCGCCCCGATCAATGATCCGATCAATGCGTGCGACACGCTGATCGGCAGGCCCTTCTGCGTGCAAACCCAGGTCCAGACGATCGCCGCGACCAGCGCCGCGAATATAAGGTGCGCGTCCGCAAACCCGGGAGCGATCAATCCCTTGCCGATGGTCGATGCCACTTCCGTCCCGAAAAAGAACGCTGCAATAAAGTTGAAGAATGCGGCCCACAGGACCGCGATACGCGGTGTCAGCACGCGCGTGCCGACAATCGTGGCGATCGAGTTCGCGGCATCATTCAGTCCGTTGCAGAAATCGAAAATGAGCGCAACGGCGATGATGAAGATGATGTATGCGGTAAACATGCGTGGAAATGGATCAGGTATTCTTCAGGACAATGCCGTGCATGACATTCGCGATGTCTTCACACCGATCGATCGCCTTCTCCGTCAGATCGTAGATCTCTTTCCACTTCATCACCGCCGCGAAATCGGGTGAGGTGTCATACAGCTCCGCGATGGCCGAATGATGGTGATCGTCACCCTCTTTCTCGAGCATGTGAACTTCCAGCAACGTGTGCCGGATCGTCTCGGAGTTCTTCATGTTTCGGAGCATCGGGACTGCCTTGGCGACAACAAGCCCCGAACGCCTCAGCACGTCGCATTGTCGCAGCAGCCAGGGCGATGACTTCGTGATCCGATAGTACTGAAAGCGCTTCGCCGAGGCATCGACACAATCGATGACGTCGTCGATCCGCTTCATCAGCCGATAGATGTCGTCGCGATCGAACGGCGTAATGAAAGTCCGGTCGAGTTTCTCAAGCGTGATGCGAATATTGTCGTCGCCCTCATGTTCGAGTTCGCGAATTCGCTCCAGCCGGCGAGTGTAGTTCGCCATGTCGTTAACCATGTCGCAATAGGCCTGCGTCGCATCCGACATGGTTCCGGCCGCCTTCTCGAACAGCAGGAAAAACGCGTTATCGCGCGGGATGATGCT
This window of the Phycisphaerae bacterium genome carries:
- a CDS encoding inorganic phosphate transporter, with protein sequence MFTAYIIFIIAVALIFDFCNGLNDAANSIATIVGTRVLTPRIAVLWAAFFNFIAAFFFGTEVASTIGKGLIAPGFADAHLIFAALVAAIVWTWVCTQKGLPISVSHALIGSLIGAALVKGGFSALTWSTVARVAIFIVIAPIMGFVFGWVLMVMQLWICRNRRPHNVDTVYRVLQLASAAVYSLSHGLNDAQKTMGIIVALLMSVPAMAHTAHQSGNPNEVAWWIILSCHAAIALGTYLGGWKVVKTLGHRVTKLEPIGGFAAETSGGLTIIAASVFGIPVSTTHTITGAIFGVGVTKRLSSVRWSVGIDILTAWILTLPMSAAFAAATYYVLRLIVSFVS
- a CDS encoding DUF47 family protein: MFSIIPRDNAFFLLFEKAAGTMSDATQAYCDMVNDMANYTRRLERIRELEHEGDDNIRITLEKLDRTFITPFDRDDIYRLMKRIDDVIDCVDASAKRFQYYRITKSSPWLLRQCDVLRRSGLVVAKAVPMLRNMKNSETIRHTLLEVHMLEKEGDDHHHSAIAELYDTSPDFAAVMKWKEIYDLTEKAIDRCEDIANVMHGIVLKNT